Sequence from the Candoia aspera isolate rCanAsp1 chromosome 7, rCanAsp1.hap2, whole genome shotgun sequence genome:
GCAGACAATCCCTCCTGCCTGGGTCAGGAggagggattatttatttatttttctatcccgcctttattatttttataaatacctcaaggcggttaacatacctaatactcctccctcctccaatttcccccacaacaacaaccctgtgaggtgagttgggctgagagagagtgactggcccaaggtcactcatccggctttcatgcctaaggcaggactagaactctcagtctcctggtttctagcccagcaccttaaccactagaccaaactgggggtggttagtgccttgAAGATGCCCctgtgaattacatgaatttaattaagaactttttaacatccccatctttgattttatatttatatttatagttatttaagaatactgtttttattgtattttaacctgtatttattttagttttattgtaatgttggaagaaattaagatatcTCCCTGCCTTCATGTTGTCttcccccagaacactgtctccctgcaatactgccttctccttgagcaaggtaaaaggttaaagggtaaaccacccagagtcatgctcaagtgagatgggcggtgatgaaattcgaaatataataaataaaaataaatatatgaggtGGATAGACAGAAATGTACCTGCCAGAATTAGGTAATACCTGTACAGCAAGAGACAGGATGACTTGTAGAGCTTTCATCCACAGAATAAAAGAGTCACCAAGACATCAGTTGTGACTTGATAGAGCATAACAACAGCAGCACTAGCAGAGCGCAGCTTTTCTTTAATTGCGGTGGGTGCTTTACACTTTTACCTGATGTGAAGCATCTACCAAAATTACACAAATGCTGTGCTATACTAGTGCTATTGTTGTGCTCAACAGTTTTAAAGGTGTGTGTAGACCAGATGTGACTCCATTCTAATATGCTCAGCTGTGAAGAATCACATAGCCTTCTACTCCTGACTATTATTATGTAGTTTGCCAAGGGGACCAAGGAGATTAAGAGAATGTCATAACTGGcttcaaattaaaaattacacaTAACTAAATGTTGCTGCAAATAACATTAGCTTGTATTAGAAGTACCAAACCAGAATATCTTAGATAGAAAACAAAATGAGAATGTATCTATCTGGTCTGTAATCAGGTAAATAACCCCGAATAATCACCAAAATTAATGGGTTCACACATTTCTAGATGAGAGGCAATGCTCTAAATATCATGCCCTGGCCAGTTTTAGACCAGCAGTCAGTATTTACAGGAGCGAAAAACTGGTTAAAAGGGTCTGACTAGGAACCCAACAGATCCTTGGCTGATCTGTGAAGTATGGAGGTGGCCCAGGGGGATGGCACTGTTGCAGAGTAAAATAAACCCATTGGTTTACTAGAGAGATAAGAGTGATAACACAGATAGGTCATGGGATGCATGCGGAGGAATTCTTCGGATGGATTGGATATTGAATGCCTATTCTGCTCCAGTGTAGGCAGAAGTGCTTACTTCTCAGCTTCCACTGTCCAACCAGAACAAATTGCTATCACTGACCTGTACTAAGTGGCATCTTGCCCACCAATATGTTAAAAGAGGATGCCCAAAAGGTCAGTGGCTCGCTAAGGACAGTTTGCATTGTTCTTTATGAACATCAGTGTGAACTGTCTCAACTTGGACTCATGTTGAGGCTGGTCACAGAGAAgtagctgcactggttgccagttgcttaTTGGGCACAATGTAAGGGGTTGGTATTCATCTTCAAAACCCTAAACAGTTTAGGGTTGTGATTCTTATATTGGGGATAATTTGGGGaaatctgggggaggggggattgagCAATTTGCAATGCCTTCTTTGTGAGTTGAAAGTTTGGAACTGCCACTGCCAAAATGCTTGTAAAACCAagagtctgggtttttttgtgagaaaaatgacatcatttgagaccaggaaaaggggtaaGTGGGTCGGTTTAGGGCCTAAGAGACTACATAACCTGTTATGAATCATCTAGTTGTTAAGAACCACAATAGAGATGCTTTTGAAAATGCCTCTGCTGCAAGAACCCATCTTTCTAGCACATGGGAGAAGCCCTTATTCTTCATTGCTTCCATGTTTGTTTCTTGCTTTCTGGCTTGACATTTAGAAAACATATAAAAAGGTCTCTCTCTTAACcgttaaataattttagtaaagTTAGGAGAAAGAACCTGGTTAAtctgtggcagtgtttctcaacttagcaactgctggctgggaaattctgggagttgaagtccccgtaTCTtaagagttgctaaggttgagaaacactgatccctGGCAACAAAATGAAGACAAGTAGAACCTTCAAGACTAACCCACTTTATTGGGCCCATAAGCTTTCTGGAGCTGCATCTTCATCAGATGTTAGTCTTGGAGGTGCTACCAGTCTCTGTCTATGGGAAGTATCAATgtccaatttggaaaagctgACGCTGGACAGGGAAAATTTAAGAAAATGTAAGGATTTGTTTCTCTGCAGGTTATTTTCTTACTTTGTGCCTACACTACTGTGTACCTGATCTATGGAAAATTCCGGAACACTTTTGACAGCGAAAATGATTCTTTCCGTCCTGAATTCCTTTTGGTTCCTGTCACAGGTCTCTCATTTTTGGAAAACTACAACTTCACCCCTTTAGAGGTAAGACAACCGTTTCTGCTTAAGTAGACAATGGAGCCCAGTGTATTTTTGTGAGCTCAGCCTTctgaaaccacttctgaaataacTTATGCCTGTTTGTAACATTTTTTTGTTATCAATGCTTTGGATATTTATTTTGGATGTACTGCTCTTCCTCAGATACTATGGACTTTCTCAATTTATCTGGAATCAGTGGCCATCCTTCCACAGCTTTTTATGATTAGCAAAACAGGTGAAGCTGAGACAATCACAACACATTACCTTTTCTTCTTGGGCCTCTATCGTGTGCTTTACCTTGCCAACTGGATCTGGCGTTATCACACAGAAAACTTCTATGATCAAATTGCTGTCGTTTCTGGAGTAGTACAAACAATCTTCTATTGTGACTTTTTTTATCTCTATGTCACCAAAGGTAAGGATCACCAAAAGTAAGAGAAAATGGATTATAGCATGCTATTTCTTGTGGCATGAGCCTCAGGTTTGGGTTCTTTCTTGGATTGTGAGCAACTTAAGAGGGCAGGGTCATAGAATTTATGCAGTCTGGAGCAATGTTTGACAGCATTCCTGGTTTGGGGGAACACTGTCAAAACATTCCAGCTGAGCCTGGGCAAGCCCACTGCAGGCTTTGCTCCCGGATTTGAACATCTCCCCACAAGCTAGTTTTGAGGTGGCTAGACCCATGGTCTGTCAATcacagcaattttattttttatcatttgcaTGTTTGGTTTATTTATGAGGGGAGTCACAAAGTTTGAGCACCTAATGAACTTTTGCACAATACTACTATCCGTAAAGATTTAAGTAGAGCATACAATATTCTTAGCCAGCTGGAACATTCAGCCTTCCCATCTCTTCCACCCTTTCTTTAGTTGtactttttcatttctatttttaacaGAAATAATATACTTAATAATATACTTATGCAGGAAAAAGCTCGATTTTGGAGGGTCACGGCAGTGTCTTCTAAATCACAAGCACAAATAAAAACCATACTAATTTCTGCTGTTTCCCTCCCCCCACAATCTTTGCATTCTGGGATTACTAGATAGATGTATTTAGGTAAtacatgaaaaagaaactcatcCTAGCTGTAAGCTGCATAGACATTAATGTACTTTCTTGTGCTAGGACACCATTAAATGGTCTTTAGGtaacagaaaaatatagaaaCTGAAAGGCCATTGCTTTGTTATTGGGCAAattttaattccccccccccttctccatTTAGTACTCAAAGGGAAGAAACTGAGTCTCCCAATGCCTATATGAAGACGTGCACTGAAGAAAGCATATGAAGTCCCTGCTTCAGGATTGCAACTCTTTTGCCATGTGGGTATTTGCATTCAGAGCATATGCCGTTTTCTTTACATTATGACTAGCAAACTCAATTGTGACAGAGGGACTGAGGTCTAAATAACTAACATTTCTGAGCTTAACTATTTAGTGTGGAAGACAGCTTATCTCCAATTTTTTTGTACAGATGTGTTCCTTCAATGACTGAACTCTTCTAATAAATGTCTTTATATGTACCCATCTGATCTCTGTGCAGATGAAATCACTTCAAAGGTAAAATTGTGTTCATTTTGATCCCTAATAACAATAAATAGTCAAGTTGCAAGTGCTGATTTAAGCCAAGAAGTCCTGACAATTCCAAAATACTTTGTTTTTTTGAGTTTTTTTATGAGTAATTTGATGGTTGATTATGGGTTTTATTTGGTGTCAGTGTTAGTTTTTCCCAGATTATTTCCTcagcaataaataaaaaccatCTGGGGCATACCAGTATGtcaggaaaataataaagttatttattataACAACTTTGTAATAACATCTGGCAAATAAGGAGAAATACAATTTCATACACTCATATGATTCACATACCATTCAAAGCCATAGTTgcttaaccatggcttgttgacCAAACCACAATGGCTCGGTTCATACATATTAGGTGAAAACTAAAGAAACCAGATTATGTCTTAGCCACTGTATCCTCTATAACAGCCACATCCTGTTCTAAAAACTTCAGCCAAACTCCTCCTCAACCAAATTTCAGCTGATTAAAGACTAAAACAGTTGtgacctaatattccttcctaaaAAATCAATGTTTCCTCTAAGGGTTGGATAAAGcatgtttttaaatattcaactgtatttttaaataaaaaacaagatttCTGAATTTTATTGACAAGTGTTTTTATTCATACctacaaaagaaaacaagatggTATCAAAAGGACAATTTACAAACTAATAGCAACATAGCTTTTTAGTATACTGTGCCTGAACCTCACAGAGCTATGAATCTCTCTTTTCAAGTCTTTATTAACAGAACAGGAATGTGTTCAAATACCAGTATGGGATAAAACAGACCAATGATTCAACCCAAGAAGCCTGTAGGGTTTTAAGAGTCTATTATCTTTTAACTGAACAAAGCCTACACAATAACTTTTGTAGAAGGAAATATATGCTGGATATTGGTATATTTACTGAGCAAACAATGGATATTACCAATTGTCAACATTTTTAAGCTGGTAAGTGGAAACAAGCTGTACATGTCAGAGATCAATGGTTTGTTAATACTCAGTCTGAGCATAACACACTCCAAGCTGTAACTATCTTCAAGCTACAGTATAGCACTGCAAGGCCCTAATACAATTTTCTATTGGCAAAGATGAAAATCAAATCCCTTTAAAGATAATGGGGAAGAACTTATTCTGCCCCTCCTCCTCGAGGCCTATAGATTCATTTCTGCATGAACAGCAGCTCCATGATGTTTTTATTAAGAAAGGAAATACAGATCAGGCAGTGTTCAGTAAATGAATGTTCATTTCTAATCTTGACAACATTGAAAGTAACTGCCAAACATATCCTAATTATGATTATGGAAGCCAAACTGGGCAAGAGGAATTTAACTAGCAAGCCTTTATTGTACATGGTCTGTACCAACAACCTACCTGTATGATGTGCGCAGACACACAAGTGATCATTCCCCAGCCTGCTTCCTTATTGAGAAACACACATTTAAGTCTCATTTTTATAAGCCAAACCCACATTGCTAATAAATAGTTGGGCTGTCTTGTTTTAACTACCTATTtcccaaaactgaaaaaagaaaaataaagaaaaaaagaaaaccccatAGATCCTGTCTCCCAGGACAGAAAAGATTTCCTGCCATGTTTATTTGGACATAACAGGTGAAGCCAACTACTACCAACTTTCTCCTGCTAGTTACAAGACAGAAACTTTAATATTTGAATAATCCCATCCCGCCCACCCAACCCACCAACTTTAAGCCTttctcagactggaaaaaaaaagattgaatgaAAGCATTTGCTAAAGTTCTATCTCTTCCTAAATTCTAGGATGCTACCTACCTGTTAAAGCTGAGTGTAAGAGACAGCTGAAGAAACTCACTCATAAGCCACTGGAAAGCCTAGTCAGATATGGATATAAACACAGCTTCAAGACATACTAGCCATCTCCTCCTCATCCCCTTCAAGAggttttaagattttgtttagcttaaaataaatcttttaagaTTTGAAAAACTGAACCCTTTTGCTTAGTGCAGTGGGATCTTTAGCATGTCCAGTGAGGAGCCAGACACCAAGTAAATGGATCAGGAGATAGACACCAAGTAACTATATAGGTTCTCCTATATAGATACCTTTTGTTAAAAGTACAAATTTAACCCCAGAGTTGAAACTATGGGGCAGGTGTCATTTGTGGTATCTTGAGTGAAATCTAAGAGCCATAGAAAAATTCAACAAACAAAGTGTAACAATTCTGTGATTTACACCTGGGGTGAAAATGGATTGCAACAGAAAAGAACACTCATCTCCAACACTTACATCCCTTATGCAAAGGACTGGTAAGACATTCAGGAGCTGCAGAAATGCTAGCTAAACTCAAAGTCTTTTTACATTTTATGGAAGTCTGAAAGAATATGTTGAGTCAAACCAAAGTAATTATCTCCCCAAATTCTCCTATGCCAAATCCAAGGCTTCATTTCAGTAACTGTAGAAAACACAGTCTCAATTTCAGTAAGCAAAAATCACACCATATTTAATATTCTGTTAAAAAGGGAGTATTCCTTAGCACCATATTTCTTGATGTTTATATCATAGAGAAGTCCTCTCTGCAGCAATTTTTCATACACAAGCCTCAGACACTATAACAACTGGACTGGGACAAACCTGCCTGGTAGAAGTCTTTCTTTTTTTGAGACAGAAAATTTCAGATTACTTAACATGCAAGGCCAAAATATGAGTAAGGAAATTAGTTTTCCAGTCAacactacttttttaaaaaaaaatcagtaatgtgCACCAGGACCATTTTTGTGGGCAGAATTTGGATGGTGAACTCTAAAGCTAACCTGCATTAAGAAAAACATCACAATGGGGAtgggttgggagggggaggagacagaaaaagggagaaaaggttGCAAATATTGACTGACAGCCACTAAATTAAGTGGCTTCATTTGCGTGAGGGAGGAGGGGGTGGTGGAGGTGGAGGATACTGATAGTTGGCAGTCTGCCCCATATAGCCCATCAcgttggtgcctggaggctgaggAAACTGTTGCGACATGAGAGGCTGTGGCTGCTGGCCTGAACGGCCCATCCCTGCATATTGCTGTTGGTTGGTGCTTTGTGAGTTTCTCCCAGCACTGGCAGTGCTGGCTCCACCATAGCCAGCAGCACCATATTCTGCCCCATAACCACTTGCTCCATAAGCAGCAGCTCCATAGGCTCCCTGGGCATAACCATATTGGCCCTGCTGTGCCCCAAATGCAGAACTTGCAGTTCCATAGGCACCACCATAGGCTTTGTTGGCTCCATTGGCAAAGCTGTCACCGCGGTCACGGTCTCGGAAACTATTTGAGTCTCTTCGGCCATCCTTAACTCCCCGGAGCCTCCGCTCACACTCCTCCTGGTACATCAGATTAGGATTGTTGGATGAATTGCTTGTGCGGTAACGAGAACGACCACCTGGTAATAGTAAGTAATAGTATGAACTTAGTATGTTAAATTTAATTATTGCTGTCTAGGATCAATTTCCACTGAACATTTTCAGTACAACAGCCAAACATGTTTGCTAGTTCATCATGAAGGCCCTCATGTaacttaatacttttttttttttttttttactatttttataagaGACTCAATTTGGCATGCAAACACATACAGAGGTTTCATTCTTAAAAACACTGGTAAAAGAGTAAAAGTCACTTTTACTTCTCTACTGTTAATCAAAGCTGTCATTTGCCTATTCCTACCAAAAGCCTAATTTTCCAATCTCATTCCAGCATGATAGTGTGAACAGGGTAAGCTGTTACTGGCTCCAGATAATAAGTTGTGAAgatttgttatttataatttttgctgtaattttatatcaGATTATCCCAAGAACAAACCAAAAATCTGTAATAGCAGAAACAACAGGCAAGCTAACCTGATGAGCAATATCTCCAAGAAGTTTTGAGCACAAATATATCAATTATTTAAACTGTAGATTTGTTCAtactaggtgtcatgagtaaggatggcgagccgcatttcttggttttctgaagacattccaaatgtatctccttaattgcttgttcctccctctttcgatgggagtaagagtttgttaggattgatgtcctaacagccaggaaacacgctgagacaaggaactggtctctaatatttattgctagtacttaacaggaatcctaacaaactgaagaagcgtgggaaaacctaGACAtataatgtcatgagtgccgttgagctgaagtcatcagcgcaatggcacacatgacaatagcaaggaaacaggagaaggggctcaagataagtagccatcaactcacaacgactaacggccaacaaacaataactaaacggatcacggagcacacccgagccatcagcgccaatacaacggggatcgcccagctgacagcaatcaccggatgaatagaaaacccgacgatgggcgatcccggaacgccagcggggccccacaacccctcacccaccggcagggcaacgtattggacaaaggggggtgacgtgaccgcgagtgagggggcgctgaccggcgcggggtatttaaaccccgcaccagcgcgctcctgtcactctcagcttttttcttccgacgctgtaactgcgctgtgaataaatcagagcctgatccatcgaaccagtgtctgagtattattcagaggcaggcagcgcatgacatataaaccccaaaggttaaggcggtcgcgatctgtgtctctttgaatggctgaccaattcctcagtgctacgcatgcgcttgacagtctggatgggagccccctgctcgccatccttactcatgacactaggcccactttaatttttaaaaaggttggaaAGACTGTTGCCAGAATCAAGCTACCTCTCTTATGATTAGCCACTCGTTTGGAGTAATGACACACAAACAATACTCCAATATTGTTCTCCCAGCATGTTTAAAAGAGTCCAAAATTATACAGGTATCATTATAGAGGCATACCTGTATAATTAGATTCCCAGTAATATATATGCTTTGATAATATCTGAAGCATTCCTGACATATAATATGcagggggtggagtgggggaaCAATTCAAAATAACAGAAAGAACGAAGTTTAGATGAGATGCAATATACAGAAAGAAATTTACgtgatttaaaaaatgatttagacTCTTTTAACAAATTTAACAAAGTGTTACCATGTGCTAAGAAACCAAACACAGCTTAAAGACACAGAAACAGCCAATAAAACAACTGCTtacctcctccaccaccacctcctctgtgGTCTACAAGCTGCATCAGTTTTGGATTGATGGCCTGATTGGCTTCTTCTAGAACTTTTATTAACTCTCTAGCCTGTTTCAGATTTCCTGGTGTGAAGAACGTATAGGCAGTGCCTTTGTTGGTGCTACGGGCAGTACGGCCAATTCTGTGCACATAATCCTCTGAACTGTTTGGATAGTCGTAGTTTATCACAAACTTTACATCTTCCACATCTTGTAAGGCAACCAAAGCACAGTGAGGCATTGGAGGAAGGATGTGCCAACAGAAGGTGGGGAGCACAAATGCAAGTGACAgtaacaagagaaaagaaaaaagttagtaTTTGTAAAATACAAAGACAGTATAGACTCTTCCCAACAGAGCAAAAGGCTAAACTGAGTTAATTGTGGATGAAAAGTAGGAGTTTGTGATCAGAAAGCAAATACCAAGTCAAAGCAGTTCATAATTCCTCTCAAGTTCATCCATCCTTTGCTGCATGCATgtcatgaacacacacacattattctCCTCTCTGAACGCTTGTCTTATATAATTCAGGGAATTTTGCTCCACAACAGCATGTCAAAAAGGAACAAATGTGCCATTTTTATTACAAATGCAGCAAACCAGAGTGAGTGAGGGAGAGAACTGCCGAATACCTTTAACTCTGTTAGGAGAAGTCTACAAAAACTAGCAACACAAGGCCACTTACCTTCTAGTCATCGCAAGGGTTGGACACAAACCTTTTCCAAAAAGTTttacataataatatattttccCCTCTTCCTGATATCCAAAAGATATCTCAAGATAGCCAGTTTGGGTAAATGGATAACTAGCTTATTTaatcctccttttaaaaaatacaccacACTAACATTTGATCACATCACCATGTTCATTTTAGTGAATTTTTTAGCATAAAATTGTTTACAGTTTAACCTGAACAAAGAGAACCCAGATGCAAACATTTAAAGCCTTAAACATCTGAGATTTCAGAAATGAggacagaaaacaaataaatgttagtGTACTGctttgataaaaaaaattgtCAAAACATAAGCagtattacattaaaaattaacaaCTCattaaaaatctgcattttacaGAGAATATTCAGATTATATCCAAGATAAAACACAGAttgacttttctttaaaaaaaatgagaaacattcCCTGTTTTGTTACCAGACCGATGCACACTCCCTCCTCCTGTGGGAAATCGCTGCAGCCGATCCCGTctctttgccttttatttttggCGGCCTCCTTTCGAAAACTCCGCCCTCTGACACGGGACCACTGGAGCGCGGGGAGCATGCATCAAGGGTCCATGGCAGCGAGAAGTCCCCACACACGCTCACTCTGTGAACTGGCTTAGATGCTTCTCTGTAGCCCATTTGGCTGTCAAGCGCCTGAGAACCTGGGTTCACGTAAACGTTTCAGGTCCTCCAACACTTTTTGTCCCTTCACAGGGTTTAAAGGGGCCAAAATTGAAGATGCAAAAAATTACATCCAACAGGTCAGGCTGCATCTATTGCCCAGACTGCATCAATTTCAAATAAAAGGAAGGggggtgagagggagggagggcaaaaATGAAAGTGGGTTGTAGTAGTGGCAAAGGGATGTTATGTCTGTTTCTTATTACAGCAAGGGGGGGCTCCTCAATCTTTCCAGACTCCAAAGTCCTGAATCACACCAAAAAGTGAGAAGGCAGATTTCACAGGGGGCAGCGCGAGTCTCCAACTAGGGTGCTTGATGCAAAGATCACAAAGGGCTTGTATTGGATAAGGACAGGATAGCACACTGTGTGCATTCACATCTTCA
This genomic interval carries:
- the KDELR3 gene encoding ER lumen protein-retaining receptor 3, with amino-acid sequence MNVFRILGDVSHLLAMIILLLKIWRSKSCAGISGKSQILFALVFTSRYLDLFTNFISIYNTIMKVIFLLCAYTTVYLIYGKFRNTFDSENDSFRPEFLLVPVTGLSFLENYNFTPLEILWTFSIYLESVAILPQLFMISKTGEAETITTHYLFFLGLYRVLYLANWIWRYHTENFYDQIAVVSGVVQTIFYCDFFYLYVTKVLKGKKLSLPMPI